GCGGGCGGCGAACGGCCCGACGAACTCGTCCCCGAGGGCTATTCGCTGGCGAGCACGGCTCGCGGGCGCGGCGGACTCGTCGCCTTGGCGGGCAACGACGGCGACGGCGTGTACTACGCCGCGCAGACCTTCCGCCAGCTCGGCCTGGACGGGGCGCTCGCGGCCGTGTCCGTCGTCGACCACCCCTCGATGGCCTTACGCGGGAGCATCGAGGGCTTCTACGGCGCTCCGTGGTCCCACGAGGACCGCCTCGATCAGCTGGCCTTCTACGGCGACGTCAAGGCGAACACCTACGTCTACACGCCGAAGGACGACCTCTACCTCCGGGAACGGTGGCGTGAGCCGTACCCGGCCGCGGAACTGGACCAGCTTGAGGAACTCGTCACCGCGGCGACCACCCACCACGTGCAGTTCACCTACGCCCTCTCGCCGGGACTGTCCGTCTGCTACAGCGATCCGGCCGACCTCCGGAGCCTCACCGACAAGCTGGACTCGCTCTATCAGCGCGGCGTCCGCAGCTTCTACGTCGCCTTCGACGACATCGACTACACCGAGTGGAACTGCGCCGGTGATCGGGAGCACTACGGCGAGCCCGGCCGGGAGGCGGCAGGTCGAGCGCAGGCGGAGCTGCTCAACGCCGTCCAACGCGGATATCTCGACACCCTGCCCGACGCCAGGCCGCTGCAGATGGTGCCCACCGAGTACTCCGACGTCGAGGACTCGCCGTACAAGCGAGTCCTGCGCGAGACGCTCGACGAGCGGATCGTCATCCAGTGGACCGGCACCGACGTCGTGCCGTCCTCGATCAGCGTGGCGGACGCGGAACAGGCCGCGCGGGTCTGGGGCCGCAAGGTGTACCTCTGGGACAACTACCCGGTGAACGACTTCGGCCAGACCACGGGCAGGCTGCTTCTCGCGCCCTACGACAAGCGGGAGGCCGGGCTGGACTCGGCGCTCAGCGGCGTGG
This genomic stretch from Actinoalloteichus hoggarensis harbors:
- a CDS encoding beta-N-acetylhexosaminidase family protein; the protein is MFPRSSRTVALFALLSAFGLSASAAATAGEEAPVSTVPIVTPTPQQITPNGRDVSVPHTVSLVLGADVDQPTEDIVRDTLRKAGARQIRTDGRGALTVVVGGIDEPVVARALTDAGGERPDELVPEGYSLASTARGRGGLVALAGNDGDGVYYAAQTFRQLGLDGALAAVSVVDHPSMALRGSIEGFYGAPWSHEDRLDQLAFYGDVKANTYVYTPKDDLYLRERWREPYPAAELDQLEELVTAATTHHVQFTYALSPGLSVCYSDPADLRSLTDKLDSLYQRGVRSFYVAFDDIDYTEWNCAGDREHYGEPGREAAGRAQAELLNAVQRGYLDTLPDARPLQMVPTEYSDVEDSPYKRVLRETLDERIVIQWTGTDVVPSSISVADAEQAARVWGRKVYLWDNYPVNDFGQTTGRLLLAPYDKREAGLDSALSGVVLNPMNQAAPSKVALFGGAAFAWNSRGYDADTAWRAAADYLAAGDPATTRALLAFFDTSHLAPTFGEAPWQPQSPALAAEIDAVRGQPHGEPLDRLRERATLLAAASEQIRAGVDDPEFAAQTRPWLDALALWGRALEAAVDGIDKAEDDPAGADRAFAHAAELADEAAAIQTIPGTTRPQGSIKIADGVLDVFIADAPGLVGRG